A genomic region of Thermodesulfovibrionales bacterium contains the following coding sequences:
- a CDS encoding ABC transporter ATP-binding protein, producing the protein MLDVENLVVSVDGRRVLSGVNLSVDDGQITALFGPNGSGKTTLLKTIMGFPSYRVESGRVMFKGRDITALPMDERSRRGLGMAFQSPPVVRGVKLRDVLRVTMGKRGPVSEERIDRWAERLRLTGFLQRDINLGFSGGEVKRSELLQLLVQNPDLTMLDEPDSGVDLENIHLVGGVINELLGKGRVKEKGLKSALVITHSGYILDYVNPDKACVMLEGSIRCVGNPRDILREIREKGYEECVRCLSAA; encoded by the coding sequence ATGCTCGACGTCGAAAATCTCGTAGTCAGTGTTGACGGCAGGAGAGTCCTTAGCGGGGTGAACCTCTCGGTAGACGATGGGCAGATAACGGCACTTTTCGGCCCAAACGGGTCGGGGAAGACCACACTTCTGAAGACGATCATGGGATTTCCGTCCTACCGGGTTGAATCAGGCAGGGTCATGTTTAAGGGGAGGGACATAACCGCACTCCCCATGGATGAACGGAGCAGGAGAGGCCTCGGCATGGCCTTCCAGTCGCCTCCTGTTGTGAGAGGAGTTAAACTCCGGGATGTGCTTCGCGTCACGATGGGTAAAAGGGGGCCGGTCTCTGAGGAGAGAATCGACCGGTGGGCTGAAAGGCTGAGGCTTACCGGCTTCCTTCAGCGCGACATCAACCTCGGGTTTTCCGGAGGTGAGGTAAAGCGGTCGGAACTTCTCCAACTCCTGGTTCAGAATCCAGACCTTACCATGCTTGATGAGCCGGACTCCGGTGTCGATCTTGAGAACATCCACCTCGTGGGAGGCGTCATAAATGAGCTCCTGGGAAAAGGAAGGGTCAAGGAGAAAGGACTGAAGTCAGCCCTCGTCATTACCCATTCGGGCTATATCCTCGATTATGTTAATCCTGACAAGGCCTGTGTCATGCTTGAGGGCTCTATCCGATGCGTCGGGAATCCAAGGGATATTCTGAGGGAGATCCGAGAGAAAGGATATGAGGAGTGCGTGCGATGCCTGAGCGCAGCCTGA